Proteins co-encoded in one Streptococcus ruminicola genomic window:
- a CDS encoding terminase large subunit: MVEIDLTKTKDVIGAYQSIDFSFIRRKYTDAGTQYCFDVLDGKIVAGYNIKLACFRHLRDLQRQGQEDFPYTYSVDAFNRFLKFLSLVPNVDDLSKKLEPMDWQLFIFSQIFAWFDLDGLPRYVNIILSMARAQGKTMIAGISLNYSFLIETIGLSNQDFLVSSLNFEQTMKLYTYVKSMMSRIIENEPFKSLAVETGLQLYTREIKATVDSNSIQTISFESGKFDSKHFKLAVADEVGELKTDEGISKITSGQVNTEGSRFIEISTSYQTPDVPFHQEQKKLIEIMERDFDRSGDDQLCLIWSQDNLEETFQPETWAKSNPLLNHPELKDNLMKGLLSERDKKMLMGKLADFQVKNMNCWLLADSNSFLDLKDIENAVIPEFDIRGKRVYVGLDASMFSDNTAIGFVYPYLGEDGSQKWHVEQHSFIPWQQAGSLEAKMEQDGVNYRELERKGYCTITSHPQGLINPEEVYRWFIDYVEDNALDVVFFGYDAMGVSKIIKALEANTSFPLMPIRQRTSELKDPTKFLQTLFIEGNITRIDDEIMRKALINAVIKEDNIGIQVDKMKSTYKIDVVDALIDGFYDGMYAFEDYAITNNPTWKVEHMSQEAVLNWLKNPESGMLDDY; the protein is encoded by the coding sequence ATAGTTGAGATTGATTTAACGAAAACAAAAGATGTAATCGGTGCTTATCAAAGTATCGATTTTTCTTTTATTCGCAGAAAATATACAGACGCAGGAACACAATATTGTTTTGATGTGTTGGACGGAAAGATAGTAGCTGGTTACAATATTAAATTAGCTTGTTTCCGTCATCTTCGAGACCTTCAAAGACAAGGTCAAGAGGATTTTCCTTACACGTATTCAGTAGACGCATTTAACCGTTTTTTGAAGTTCTTGTCATTAGTGCCAAATGTTGACGACCTGAGCAAGAAGCTAGAGCCGATGGACTGGCAGTTATTTATCTTCAGTCAAATCTTCGCATGGTTTGATTTAGATGGTTTGCCACGCTACGTCAACATCATCTTATCGATGGCTCGTGCGCAAGGTAAGACCATGATAGCTGGTATCAGTCTTAATTATTCGTTCTTAATTGAAACAATCGGACTTAGTAACCAAGACTTTTTGGTTAGTTCGTTAAACTTCGAACAAACGATGAAACTCTACACATATGTTAAAAGCATGATGTCAAGAATCATCGAGAATGAACCGTTCAAATCGTTAGCAGTCGAAACTGGTTTGCAATTGTATACACGAGAAATTAAAGCAACGGTTGATAGCAACAGCATTCAAACCATTTCTTTTGAATCTGGTAAATTTGACTCAAAACACTTTAAATTGGCAGTAGCCGATGAGGTCGGAGAGCTTAAAACGGATGAAGGTATTTCAAAGATCACATCTGGTCAGGTCAACACGGAAGGCTCTCGCTTTATTGAAATTTCAACGTCTTACCAAACACCAGATGTTCCGTTTCATCAAGAACAGAAAAAGCTTATTGAAATCATGGAACGTGATTTTGATAGGTCTGGAGATGACCAGCTTTGCTTGATTTGGTCGCAAGACAATCTGGAAGAAACGTTTCAACCAGAAACGTGGGCTAAAAGCAATCCGTTGTTGAATCACCCAGAATTAAAAGACAACCTTATGAAAGGCTTGCTTTCTGAACGTGATAAGAAAATGTTGATGGGCAAGCTTGCTGATTTCCAAGTTAAAAACATGAATTGTTGGTTACTTGCTGACAGCAATAGCTTTCTTGATTTAAAAGACATCGAAAATGCGGTTATTCCCGAGTTTGATATACGAGGTAAACGCGTTTATGTAGGTCTTGATGCGTCAATGTTTAGCGATAATACGGCAATCGGCTTTGTTTATCCGTATTTGGGTGAAGACGGCAGTCAGAAGTGGCACGTTGAGCAGCATAGTTTCATCCCGTGGCAACAGGCAGGTTCACTCGAGGCTAAAATGGAGCAGGACGGCGTCAATTATCGTGAACTTGAGCGAAAAGGCTACTGCACTATAACGAGCCATCCGCAAGGGCTTATTAATCCAGAGGAAGTTTACCGCTGGTTTATTGATTATGTTGAAGACAACGCATTAGACGTTGTCTTTTTTGGTTATGACGCGATGGGCGTGTCTAAGATTATTAAAGCGCTAGAGGCTAACACAAGTTTTCCTTTAATGCCAATCAGACAGCGCACAAGCGAGCTAAAAGACCCGACTAAGTTCTTACAGACGCTATTTATCGAAGGCAACATCACACGTATTGATGATGAAATCATGCGTAAAGCCTTGATAAATGCGGTTATCAAAGAGGATAACATTGGTATTCAAGTAGATAAGATGAAATCTACATACAAGATTGACGTGGTCGACGCACTTATTGACGGCTTTTATGACGGAATGTACGCGTTTGAAGATTATGCAATCACAAACAATCCTACGTGGAAAGTAGAACACATGTCGCAAGAAGCGGTTTTGAATTGGTTAAAAAACCCTGAAAGCGGCATGTTAGATGATTATTAG